The Anticarsia gemmatalis isolate Benzon Research Colony breed Stoneville strain chromosome 12, ilAntGemm2 primary, whole genome shotgun sequence genome segment tgtgactgccgCGCTAGgagtctcgggtttgaatcctaGATCGGGATAGAAAGCCTTTTCTGTGATTTTCTGTTATAAATttttcagagattgcccggagttaggaagtttaGGTTGTAGACCTCTCTGCCTCGTAAAGCACGTCAAGCCTCTCGGTCTTATTTCTGATCTCTCTCTGATTGTGTGGTTGCCCGTCCCACCAGACTTTGAGAGCGAAGGTATAGCGAGTGTATCTGTGTTTTGTTCACACACttggacattataaacaaaattctgcACCGTTGGCccgtttcaatgaaattgaccgccgtagccggctaggaggacattattattatctaccAAATGTCTAACGTCAAAATCATACTAAAGATTCTaccaataatttaataaatttattcttgCTTAGAATCGACATGATACTCCGTCGTATTGGCGGTGGGTACGGTATGAAGATTTCCCGGAGCATTCAGTCTGCTATCGCCTGCAGTTTGGTCTGCTACAAACTGGACCGGCCGTGCCGTTTTATTCAACCACTCACCACTAACATGAAAGCTTTGGGCAAGAGAATGCCTTGTGTTAATGAGTATGAGGTATGTATAAACGAAATCATACGTATATTGTTTTCTtacttagattatagtgattaacacgttacgtcgaAGAAGTAATGTACTGACTgaacatcaatttgacgtacgctagttgtcaactgagatacgtgatacgcatgcTGGACATCATTTTGTTCTCActtgatattaattaatgaattaagaCAATGaacatataaaaacttaaagcAGAAGTGAGgcaaattatcattttttttgtgGCACAGTAGTTAagatggtcgccacgccgtaaccattgtgtcgggaggtcgtgtgTTCAATTCCCGCATCAGACAATTATTAGTATGatgcacaaatagttgtttcggggtctgattgtactttgtgtccgttgtttgtatgtttgtaaaaggcccCACGATTCAAGAGCAAATCGTAGTGCAGGAGTTGTGAGtgtcttaaaaaaatgcattttttccAGGTCGCAGTAAACAATTCGGGAGTAATTCAATACATAAACCACACAATATATGAAGACAATGGTTACAAAATTAACGAGACTCTCACAGCTCTCGGAGTGGACGTGTTCTACAACTGCTATGACGTCAAGAAGTACAACTTTAAGGCCTATGACACCATCACCGATAATGCTAAGAATACTTGGTGCAGAGCGCCTGGTGAGTACACAAAAAAACTagtaaatttttgaaaataacatctttagaaaaatacaaaatatattttgtatgacaCTGACAGCACTCTCACACTCAGTGACTGAAGTGGACAGGAGCTTGGCTTAGTGACAACCGCTAGTTAAGTTAAGCTACGATTGCCGAGGTTGTGATGAGGGTGGGGTTATCATATTAAACATCACGAgttctccgtgcttcggaagacacgttaaattgtctcggctgtcatttttcaaagacagtcgttaccagtaataagaaattagaaaatctgacaaccagtcttaccgaggggtatagttttacccaggtaactgggttgtggaggatCGATAGGCAgccgctccatgtaaaatactagtaagCGAACTGCCGTCAGCAAGATCTTTCAGtcttaataaaatcttttcaaatgccaatattttgttataaactattgtattattttctacaggTACCGTAGAAGCAATTGCAGCCTGCGAATACGTAATGGAAAGAATTTCTTACGAACTATCCCTAGATCCAATTGCCGTACGTCTAGCTAACTTAGACAAAGAAAAGTATGGCGAAATGGCTGAAGTATATGAACAATTGAAAACCAACGCTGAATACGTGACTAGGAGAGCCGCGGTAGATTCCTTTAACACACAAAATAGGTGGAAAAAGCGTGGTCTGAGATTTGCTTTTGCAAGATGGGCTCCAGCCGGAGCGCAACGTTTCGACATAAACCTTTCAGTATACCATGGAGATGGTTCTATCATCATAACTCACTGTGGTGTAGAAATGGGACAAGGTATCAACACTAAAGCAGCTCAAGTGGCTGCATATCTATTGAAGGTGCCTGTCAGCAAGATACAGGTTAAATCCAACAGCACGACAATTACACCCAACAGTTTCATTTCTGGTGGAAGTCTTACCACTCAGAATGTTATTATTGGTTTGAGGAGATGTTGTGAGCAATTGCAAGCGAGACTGGATCCTATTAAAGCAACGTTGACTGACCCAACTTGGGAAGAATTAATTAAAGCAGCTTATAACAATGATGTTGATCTTCAAGCCCATGGTTTTGTTGGTACTCCTGATGTACAAGAATACAGTGTATATGGAATCGCTTTGAGTGAAGTAGAAATCGATGTGCTGACTGGTGAATTTGAAATATTGCGAGTAGATTTGGTGCAAGATGTTGGAATCAGTATCAGCCCTGAAATCGATATTGGACAAGTaagtctatttttaaaaattttttggtcccgaaaataatatttcttaaggTTGAAGGAAATGCTCAAGCATAAAAGTAAAGTCAAGTGAGCCCTTATTGCAGCTAATCGACAGGCAGCTAGTATCTTTTACATTCAAACACGCCTTTTACCCATAGGGGTAGGAACAGGCGCTACTTTTCTACGATTCTTACATAGTGGtgtctctttttttttttaaagataagcATTTAAAATCACCCGCACACAAAATtccttttaaaaagacaatggTTCAGTTTTAAAGTTCATCAGCATATTTCTATgcgtttattataattacgaaaGAAGAAGAggcatataatttatttaccttgTTCTAGGTTGAAGGTGGTTTTATGATGCTTGTGGGATACTGGACTTGTGAGAAGCTGCAGTACGAAGATACCGGCAAGATCCTCACTGACCGCTCCTGGGACTACCATCTACCTGAAGCGAGAGATATCCCTCAGAACTTCAATGTTTGGTTGAGACAAAGTGCCAGTAACAACCTTATTCTTGGATCTAAGGGTACgcaacaataatttattttcagatttgatctatttacaattattatttactgttattaCTGAGGTGCTCACCAAGTTTAgttttgttccgtgtgggaatcgaacccaagacctccaGACTGAATGGTAGCAACGTTGTGACCTTAACCAGTCAACGAAGTGTTTTGTGTAGTCATGTCAAAGCTGTTCGGGTGGCTTGTACAACTGTAACTCTAGGTTGACCTCTGGCTAAACgattgttttttattgagtttattttgGTATCGCTTTTTGAGTTActataatgatgatgataatgaaactaacattatatatttttggttaaaCAGCCGTTGGAGAGCCGTCAGCGTGTGCAGCTATTGGAGTGACATTCGCGTTGAGAGAAGCCATCGCCTTAGCTCGACAGGAATCTGGCATACCCACCACAACTTGGTTCAATATCGGTaaggattttttgttttatcttaatttttgAAGGTTGACGACAGTGCTTGAACGAATGTAGTCTCCAATCtgaatcattaaaatatataaaactcttccgttactgactaactgactgatggacaacgcacaccCAAACTCTTGGgtgtagaaagttgaaatttggcatcaaaattccttagaaagtgtagaggagcactaagagaggatatCTGTAAATTCCAAAGCTGTGGGCGGAAAGCTTTATGGTATATGTGATGAGATTATTCTagtatgaaattattattagttgtttGAAGTCTTCTTACTAGTCGTGTCGGCTGTCCGACCGACAGTGCCATAAGGGTGACGAAATAAACAGTGTTCCGGTACATTGTGCaattggacactataaacaaaatatggtcacagttggctggtttcaatgaattTGGTTCTCTATCATTACGGTAGGAGATCTATGCCCTCTAGCTAATTCTCACAGCTAATCCTTAAAAAAATGTCATAACTAATTCTTTTTCTCTTTTCCAGACGGTCCATTCTCCACTGAAGCTGTTTGCATGGCGACCAACACTAGCACCGACGACTTTAAATTCAGCTAAATATCATGATCATTACACGTCTAAATTTATGTTTACCATAATTCTTCTACTGATTATAAAATCGTTACTGATTTCGCTGTGAGCATGATAATAGCGTCGCCTAGCTGCCAAGCTTGCTTTGGTATTT includes the following:
- the LOC142977055 gene encoding uncharacterized protein LOC142977055 — translated: MIKHAHNHFQSDIFLILETVGAQVTIMDWHGNKQTCTMQGFLKEDMKGRVLYNILLPPLTDSYELITYKLMPRAQSAHAIVNCGFLYKLNKTTYVVEEARIVYSALSANFLRATATEAYLVGKSLFTNETLQAALKVLDGELVVEPAPPEPSVEYRKHVAKALFFKGLLTLCPSSNRAARFESGTVRLHESRGLSSAKQTYTTDPSLYPVNQPITKAEALYQCAGEALYTDDIPAMKNEVYAAFVLSTVALGTIVKIDASKALALDGVIEFYTAKDIPGLNSFTPADSMLYGANEEILCDGNVKFYHQPIGIIVAETQVLADRAAKLVTVKYSNVRTPVVDIKKAKTDSARNKLFYSIDASNAGSDVHKIITGDNTFYGQYHFTMETMATVAKPTEEGIEVHSATQWLDGTHVMISRALGVEQNKIDMILRRIGGGYGMKISRSIQSAIACSLVCYKLDRPCRFIQPLTTNMKALGKRMPCVNEYEVAVNNSGVIQYINHTIYEDNGYKINETLTALGVDVFYNCYDVKKYNFKAYDTITDNAKNTWCRAPGTVEAIAACEYVMERISYELSLDPIAVRLANLDKEKYGEMAEVYEQLKTNAEYVTRRAAVDSFNTQNRWKKRGLRFAFARWAPAGAQRFDINLSVYHGDGSIIITHCGVEMGQGINTKAAQVAAYLLKVPVSKIQVKSNSTTITPNSFISGGSLTTQNVIIGLRRCCEQLQARLDPIKATLTDPTWEELIKAAYNNDVDLQAHGFVGTPDVQEYSVYGIALSEVEIDVLTGEFEILRVDLVQDVGISISPEIDIGQVEGGFMMLVGYWTCEKLQYEDTGKILTDRSWDYHLPEARDIPQNFNVWLRQSASNNLILGSKAVGEPSACAAIGVTFALREAIALARQESGIPTTTWFNIDGPFSTEAVCMATNTSTDDFKFS